In the Malaya genurostris strain Urasoe2022 chromosome 1, Malgen_1.1, whole genome shotgun sequence genome, one interval contains:
- the LOC131434138 gene encoding dedicator of cytokinesis protein 1 isoform X2 has translation MTVWKSVGEMKLLAIAKANYYESDKEHRLELDVGDTVVILQEAASWYYGYNKSRPHIRGIFPKCYVHTVDSRSVRTGSGIGEQLTIVRSEIVEEITTVLREWQHLYRQFYLQTHPDFKAIRLKMLELIRLRSQLLSGNLPVDEMKDIKLKATSEIDTGNKILRLDMVVRDESGNILNIEQTSTTQLYEHHLNAVDRIKRASTSTNKNRIVESMNRHSHNLLLSVHNFVCRLCEDTEILFTLYDGDDMRAITENYVVKWSRQGVAADLDQFNNIKVLFTDLSGNDLSRNRIFLVAYVVRIGAMDGKDTDSRRSSMANSVGSSSAGRSKGQLTSQVSAPASPGIGSMAGVNAATHDQQMRRPFGVATLDLKPIIKRSEDFKSDTQLKMPFIACEKESLDSTLRKLITNKDLGDKSDSAIWISVDILHGDIKQVKEEYPHLVLGNVAFARKMGFPEVIFPGDVRNDLYLTLVAGEFSKGSKSSDKNIEVTAVVCNREGVAIPGVISYGGGGYALNEYKSVIYYHDDKPKWNETYKIDVPIEEFKQCHLRFTFKHRSSNEAKDRTEKPFGLSYVKLMNDDGTTLQHKRHQLLVYKIDHKKFDQETQYNYLQLPTLSEELANISGGKPSVSGFSLASKDSFTIETNLCSTKLTQNVDILGLLNWSSRKEKMEESLNALMNVKGEEVVKFLQDILDALFNILVLNEDPPKYDNLVFKCLLRLIEIVYDLKYQHFQSVLDLYINESFSATLAYEKLINVVQTHIKNAINNVSSERSSSLSIYAVNDNDETLFRTTKYLQYIMKFIIRSRILFSDLNQGKDRELFESMLEDLLESFTELIKYQNDLLKSQGALLKYLHIIASDLMQVYDPIKLSKRIVDIISNVPTGRLNQSKMTCIKDVVDSKLFKLPQCRAILLPMFCRQIKDKLESKEEGDFMFDIRQQEKNLIKAAKVLGESKSQLHTRETTAKTKVAECVNIMNNMLELLFHNEEDIGSTEDDVREIMQILLRTVIQSSIAMDRDNPLVGNLVAIMLGIFRSMRENHYQTYVRSFLTSYDLLDFLMEILLVFKELVSKPVFPVDWLDMIMHQNTVILESLRHFAGVIMEWFFSPFEKQVWSNYFQCSITFLTQPALQLNLFSKTKQSLILSNYRDIRRETAFEIRKMWFNLGEHKIMFVPQLVGPILEMSMIPELELRKASIPIFFDMMQCEYYSSRYVMESYGDTKRNASHIKGNFNDFEKEIIEKLDHYIEGGYGDAEYKDLFYKMMHESCSNHNTLQTPGLQCVNVLTRLMEKLLEYRCLIHDESKENRMACTVSLLQFYSEVNRKEMYIRYVNKLCDLHMEFDNFTEAAYTLKLHSNELYWNDSPLSALLKSSRYLACCTHWTLKEKLYRDIIDLFDRGKMWESAIDMCKELALQYENEIYDYLSLAELYKKMSQFYEKILREKRYESNYYRVAFYGYGFPQFLRNQEFVYRGNEYEDAGSFNTRILSQHPRAELVPTLNPGQEIRQSEGQFIQIVKVDPVSRDLRLGRDKKNIASNIVKFYQSNNVSEFQFSRPIRDSCGGGDDIANTSYERTVLRTTDALPGILRWFPVKSAETVMISPIEMAIESVEAKNRSIRELVLEHQADPNIPIHSLSAIIHGVVDAAVNGGIPIYEDAFLTPEYLIRYPENDQLVAQLKDLIAGQIPLLEVAILVHKMKTPASLLPFHDRLEKCFASIQSSVEEKYGKRTTDIKIDRDSEVTLRRQISALPQVSIDSSRLSETSIGSSDSGISKSQNSRPTTTSSGGFKSTFTNFATNFNTANLTRTSLGSSPASKSKKDKTLTKRRSSRKMDRDSLTLPVSNSLFYTSPITVASEIGSSCSDRDSAILQSGPSSISTPACSTPTGSLSGFGSLPVVELTEELHPKRPLRSEVEKEKRLSRPPSVVTPTLSVKTLTSVGADSNSIGSADSSSNRNSIITNGSTTSEEDLVPPPLPLKTRDSDYGNLPLNDSALHRRLVAGGSSHYVSCKPLPPVPASTAVVINSSYDVVETRNNHVIVIGAYDDRKRPPTPPPKPARNSKV, from the exons CAAAAGCCAACTACTATGAGTCCGACAAAGAGCACAGACTGGAACTGGACGTGGGCGACACGGTGGTCATTCTACAGGAAGCGGCCAGTTGGTACTACGGATACAACAAAAG TCGACCCCACATCCGCGGGATCTTCCCCAAGTGCTACGTTCACACCGTCGACAGCCGCTCGGTTCGCACGGGAAGTGGAATCGGGGAACAGTTGACGATCGTACGCAGCGAGATCGTCGAAGAGATCACAACCGTTCTGCGGGAGTGGCAGCACCTGTACCGGCAGTTCTACCTTCAAACACATCCCGATTTTAAGGCGATTCGGTTAAAAATGCTGGAACTGATCCGGCTGAGATCGCAACTGCTGTCCGGGAACCTGCCGGTTGATGAGATGAAGGACATCAAGCTGAAGGCTACCTCGGAGATCGACACCGGTAACAAAATTCTCCGGCTGGACATGGTGGTCCGGGACGAAAGCGGCAATATACTGAACATTGAGCAAACCTCGACGACGCAGCTGTACGAACATCATCTGAACGCGGTCGATCGAATAAAGCGGGCAAGT ACTTCAACCAACAAAAATCGCATCGTAGAATCGATGAATCGTCACTCGCACAACCTGCTGCTCTCCGTGCACAATTTCGTGTGTCGGCTGTGCGAGGATACGGAGATTCTGTTTACGCTGTACGATGGGGACGACATGAGGGCAATAACCGAGAACTACGTGGTCAAGTGGAGTCGCCAGGGTGTGGCGGCCGATTTGGACCAGTTCAACAACATCAAGGTGCTGTTTACCGATCTCAGCGGAAACGATCTGAGCCGGAATCGGATATTTTTGGTGGCGTACGTGGTTCGGATTGGTGCCATGGATGGAAAGGATACGGACTCGCGGCGTAGCAGTATGGCCAACTCGGTTGGCAGCTCCAGTGCCGGGCGCAGTAAGGGACAGCTTACCAGTCAGGTAAGTGCTCCGGCTAGCCCAGGAATTGGTTCAATGGCAGGTGTCAACGCAGCCACGCACGATCAACAAATGCGGAGACCGTTTGGAGTCGCTACGCTGGACTTGAAACCGATCATAAAACGTTCGGAAGATTTCAAAAGTGATACCCAACTGAAGATGCCATTCATTGCGTGCGAGAAGGAATCGTTGGACAGCACGTTGCGAAAACTGATCACGAACAAGGATTTGGGTGATAAAAGCGATTCCGCTATTTGGATCAGTGTGGATATTTTGCACGGTGATATCAAACAAGTCAAAGAAGAGTACCCACATCTGGTGCTGGGGAACGTGGCATTTGCTCGGAAGATGGGATTTCCGGAAGTTATTTTCCCCGGGGACGTACGGAACGATCTCTATCTCACACTAGTCGCCGGAGAGTTCTCCAAGGGATCGAAGAGCAGTGATAAAAACATCGAAGTTACGGCAGTGGTTTGCAACCGGGAAGGTGTGGCCATCCCCGGCGTGATCAGTTACGGTGGCGGCGGTTATGCCCTCAACGAGTACAAATCGGTGATCTACTATCACGATGATAAGCCCAAGTGGAACGAGACGTACAAAATCGATGTGCCAATCGAGGAGTTCAAGCAGTGCCATCTGCGGTTCACCTTCAAGCACCGCAGCTCCAACGAGGCAAAGGATCGGACGGAAAAACCGTTCGGTTTGTCCTATGTGAAGCTGATGAATGACGATGGAACCACGTTGCAACACAAGcggcatcagctgctggtgtaCAAAATCGACCATAAAAAGTTCGATCAGGAAACGCAATACAACTATCTGCAGCTTCCGACGTTGTCGGAAGAACTGGCCAACATCAGTGGTGGGAAACCTTCGGTTAGTGGGTTTAGTTTGGCATCGAAAGATAGCTTCACAATCGAAACGAATCTGTGCAGCACCAAGCTGACACAAAATGTCGACATTCTGGGCTTGCTGAATTGGTCCTCGCGGAAAGAGAAAATGGAGGAATCGCTGAATGCTTTGATGAATGTGAAAGGCGAGGAAGTGGTGAAGTTTCTGCAGGACATCTTGGATGCGCTGTTCAACATTCTGGTGCTTAACGAGGATCCCCCGAAGTACGACAATTTGGTGTTCAAGTGTTTGCTACGGTTGATCGAAATTGTGTACGATCTCAAGTACCAACACTTTCAATCGGTGCTGGATCTTTACATCAACGAGAGCTTTTCCGCGACTTTGGCCTATGA AAAACTTATAAACGTAGTTCAAACGCACATAAAAAATGCGATCAACAACGTGAGCAGTGAGCGATCGAGCTCACTAAGCATCTACGCTGTAAACGACAACGACGAAACGCTCTTCCGGACTACGAAGTACCTTCAGTACATCATGAAATTTATCATTCGATCGAGAATCTTATTCTCGGATCTCAACCAGGGCAAGGATCGAGAATTGTTCGAATCGATGCTGGAGGATTTGCTGGAGTCATTCACCGAACTGATCAAGTATCAGAACGACTTGCTGAAGTCGCAGGGTGCTCTGCTAAAGTATCTGCACATCATCGCTTCCGATTTGATGCAGGTATACGATCCGATCAAGCTGAGCAAGCGCATCGTGGATATCATTTCGAACGTTCCCACCGGTCGGCTGAATCAATCGAAAATGACGTGCATCAAAGATGTGGTGGATTCCAAACTATTCAAGTTGCCCCAGTGTAGAGCCATCCTGCTGCCAATGTTCTGCAGGCAGATCAAGGACAAGCTGGAAAGCAAGGAAGAG GGTGACTTCATGTTCGACATCCGGCAGCAGGAGAAGAACCTGATCAAGGCGGCCAAGGTGCTGGGAGAGAGCAAGTCACAGCTGCACACACGCGAAACCACCGCCAAGACGAAG GTAGCCGAGTGTGTGAATATCATGAACAATATGTTGGAATTGTTGTTCCACAACGAAGAGGATATCGGTTCCACCGAGGACGATGTTCGCGAGATCATGCAGATCCTGCTACGTACGGTCATTCAGAGCTCGATCGCAATGGATCGCGATAATCCACTGGTGGGAAATTTGGTCGCCATCATGCTCGGTATCTTCCGCAGTATGAGGGAGAACCACTACCAAACGTACGTGCGAAGTTTCCTCACCAGTTACGATCTGCTCGACTTTCTGATGGAGATTCTGTTGGTGTTCAAGGAGTTGGTGTCGAAACCGGTCTTTCCGGTGGACTGGCTGGATATGATCATGCACCAGAATACTGTGATACTGGAGAGCTTACGGCATTTTGCCGGAGTGAttatggagtggttcttttcgCCGTTCGAGAAGCAAGTCTGGTcgaattatttccagtgctcgATCACATTCCTGACGCAGCCGGCACTGCAGTTGAATCTGTTCAGCAAAACAAAGCAGTCGTTGATTCTGAGCAACTATCGGGACATTCGTCGGGAGACGGCATTCGAGATCAGAAAAATGTGGTTCAATTTGGGGGAGCACAAGATCATGTTTGTGCCGCAGTTGGTGGGTCCAATCCTGGAGATGAGCATGATTCCGGAGTTGGAGTTGAGGAAGGCTTCCATTCCGATCTTTTTCGATATGATGCAGTGCGAGTACTACAGCTCGCGGTACGTGATGGAGAGCTACGGAGATACGAAGAGGAATGCCAGTCACATTAAGGGTAATTTCAACGATTTCGAAAAGGAGATCATCGAAAAACTTGATCACTACATCGAGGGTGGTTACGGGGATGCTGAGTACAAGGATCTATTCTACAAAATGATGCACGAATCTTGCAGTAATCACAACACCCTTCAAACTCCTGGACTACAGTGCGTTAACGTGTTGACTCGATTGATGGAGAAACTGCTGGAGTATCGGTGTCTAATCCATGATGAAAGCAAAGAAAATCGCATGGCTTGTACGGTTAGCTTACTGCAGTTCTATTCCGAAGTAAATCGTAAGGAAATGTACATCCGGTACGTGAACAAACTGTGCGATCTGCACATGGAATTCGATAACTTTACGGAAGCTGCCTACACCCTCAAACTTCACAGCAATGAACTGTACTGGAATGACTCTCCTCTGTCTGCTCTGTTGAAATCCAGTCGCTATCTGGCCTGCTGCACTCATTGGACACTCAAGGAAAAGTTGTACCGAGACATTATAGATCTGTTCGATCGTGGAAAAATGTGGGAGTCAGCAATCGACATGTGCAAGGAGCTAGCGCTGCAGTATGAAAACGAAATCTACGACTATCTGAGTTTGGCCGAACTGTACAAAAAGATGTCCCAGTTCTACGAGAAGATTCTCCGGGAGAAACGCTACGAATCCAATTACTACCGGGTAGCCTTCTACGGCTATGGATTTCCGCAGTTTTTGCGCAACCAAGAGTTCGTATATCGTGGCAACGAGTACGAGGACGCCGGATCCTTCAACACCCGTATCCTAAGTCAGCATCCAAGGGCGGAGCTGGTCCCGACCCTGAATCCGGGTCAGGAAATTCGACAAAGCGAAGGTCAGTTTATCCAGATCGTGAAGGTTGACCCGGTAAGTCGTGATCTTCGGCTTGGCAGGGACAAGAAAAACATTGCGTCTAACATCGTGAAGTTCTACCAGTCGAACAACGTGAGCGAGTTTCAGTTTTCCCGACCGATCCGAGATTCGTGCGGAGGAGGCGATGACATCGCCAACACTTCGTACGAACGTACAGTATTGCGCACGACTGATGCCCTGCCCGGCATTCTACGCTGGTTCCCAGTGAAGTCCGCCGAAACGGTGATG aTCTCCCCAATTGAGATGGCGATCGAATCGGTGGAGGCAAAGAACCGCAGTATTCGCGAGCTGGTGTTGGAGCATCAGGCCGATCCGAACATTCCGATCCACTCACTGAGTGCGATCATTCACGGTGTGGTCGATGCGGCCGTCAACGGCGGTATTCCGATCTACGAAGATGCGTTCCTAACACCGGAATATCTGATCCGGTATCCGGAGAACGATCAGCTTGTGGCACAGCTGAAGGATTTGATTGCTGGACAAATTCCACTGCTGGAGGTGGCCATCCTGGTGCACAAAATGAAAACACCGGCCAGTTTGCTGCCGTTCCACGATCGGCTGGAGAAATGCTTTGCCAGTATTCAGTCCAGCGTGGAAGAGAAATACGGTAAGCGTACGACCGACATCAAGATCGATCGCGACAGTGAGGTAACGCTGCGAAGGCAGATCTCGGCACTGCCTCAGGTGAGCATCGATTCCAGTCGGCTGTCGGAAACGAGTATTGGATCATCAGA TAGTGGAATTTCCAAGAGCCAAAACAGTCGACCAACAACCACCAGCTCCGGAGGATTCAAATCCACCTTCACCAACTTCGCTACAAACTTCAATACTGCCAACTTAACCAG AACATCCCTTGGAAGTTCACCGGCATCGAAGAGTAAGAAGGACAAAACGTTGACCAAACGACGATCCAGTCGAAAG ATGGATCGTGACTCACTGACGCTTCCGGTGTCGAACAGTTTGTTCTACACTTCACCAATCACGGTTGCGAGTGAAATCGGTAGCAGCTGTAGCGATCGTGACAGCGCCATTCTACAGAGTGGACCCTCCAGCATCAGTACACCGGCCTGTTCAACTCCGACCGGTAGTCTGAGCGGCTTCGGCTCGTTACCAGTGGTGGAGCTAACCGAGGAG